One stretch of Janibacter limosus DNA includes these proteins:
- a CDS encoding CoA transferase codes for MHATPDAMTPSKDDRAWARSGAMSLTGHAGGAPLCPPTRAATLVDELAAPFGLDSGLLAERAALTGWERDGRVTLGGAGRLLRARDGWVALSLPRPEDVELIPALLGLESPAADEPWPVVESAIASRPGAAVVERARLLGLAAAVVGGARAHPSPWWWPHAKGAERDLDGAVVVDLSALWAGPLCGALLLRAGARVIKVESSPRPDGARRGNSDFYDLLNVGKESVALDLTTTAGRADLGLLVARADVVITAARSRAIAGLGLDPGAMTGRTQAWVAITARGRDDDSVGFGDDVAAGAGLVAWDEAGEPCFAGDAIADPLCGVVAAAAVLRGAAGVVDISMEQVASLVVAEPGARAIAAQRCQHGGVSVEQWCLGDEPVSRPRLRRAAGSAAPLGADTSHVLARVAR; via the coding sequence ATGCACGCCACACCCGACGCGATGACACCGTCGAAGGATGACCGCGCGTGGGCCAGATCCGGTGCGATGAGCCTCACCGGCCATGCCGGTGGTGCCCCCCTCTGCCCGCCGACACGCGCGGCCACCCTCGTCGACGAGCTCGCGGCCCCCTTCGGCCTCGACTCCGGGCTCCTCGCGGAGCGGGCCGCACTCACCGGCTGGGAGCGTGACGGTCGCGTGACGCTCGGGGGTGCCGGGCGTCTGCTGCGGGCACGGGACGGATGGGTCGCGCTGTCGCTGCCCCGCCCGGAGGACGTCGAGCTCATCCCCGCCCTGCTCGGCCTCGAGTCGCCCGCCGCCGACGAGCCGTGGCCTGTCGTGGAGTCCGCGATCGCCTCCCGTCCGGGCGCAGCGGTCGTCGAGCGTGCTCGGCTGCTCGGGCTGGCCGCGGCCGTCGTCGGAGGCGCGCGGGCCCACCCCTCGCCGTGGTGGTGGCCCCACGCGAAGGGGGCCGAGCGAGATCTCGACGGGGCGGTCGTCGTCGACCTCTCGGCGCTCTGGGCCGGCCCGCTGTGCGGGGCACTCCTGCTGCGTGCCGGAGCGCGGGTGATCAAGGTCGAGTCGTCGCCCCGACCGGATGGCGCGCGGCGGGGCAACTCCGACTTCTACGACCTGCTCAACGTCGGCAAGGAGTCGGTCGCGCTGGACCTCACCACGACGGCAGGGCGCGCCGACCTCGGGCTCTTGGTCGCTCGGGCCGATGTCGTCATCACCGCCGCACGGTCGCGAGCCATCGCCGGCCTCGGGCTGGACCCGGGAGCCATGACGGGCCGCACCCAGGCCTGGGTGGCGATCACCGCGCGAGGGCGGGACGATGACTCGGTGGGATTCGGCGACGACGTCGCAGCAGGGGCCGGGTTGGTCGCCTGGGACGAGGCGGGAGAGCCCTGCTTTGCCGGTGATGCCATCGCCGACCCGCTGTGCGGTGTGGTTGCCGCGGCAGCGGTCCTGCGGGGCGCCGCAGGCGTCGTCGACATCTCGATGGAGCAGGTCGCCTCCCTCGTGGTGGCCGAGCCGGGTGCGAGGGCCATCGCTGCACAGCGCTGCCAGCACGGGGGAGTGTCGGTGGAGCAGTGGTGCCTCGGCGACGAGCCGGTGTCCCGGCCGCGCCTTCGAAGGGCGGCCGGCAGCGCTGCCCCGCTCGGTGCGGACACCTCGCACGTGCTGGCCCGGGTCGCGCGATGA
- a CDS encoding amidohydrolase family protein has protein sequence MSVDRTLRNASISGRLRDLHIVGGLLADRGAAGAAEVDLEGARLIPGLHDHHIHLAAAAAAVDSVSLTPDELVAGGGLGALLRAARQRHPEGWLRGIGYDLTQSGWLDRRDLDEVAVGPVRIQDRTGSRWVLDSTGLAEVLGDRADGSPQPDGVERDAAGRPTGHLVRLDAWMRERLPPHQPDWLRLGQRLAAHGVTSVTDAGHLNDLAALAMLASANLPQRIWAMTKGSVTSFAMPEPTGRVVVDAVKIVLDDDALPRLDLLAQQVEAAHAVDRGVAVHCVTDVQLALALSAGLGPGDRIEHANVVPEGYAELIARAGVAVCVQPGLIATRGDRYLDEVEPDRHHELFRLRALAAAGVPLLGGSDAPLGPISPWRGIEAATTRRTGSGAVLGADEGLGPVTAAKMYQRSAGRGWPVRVLAPGDPADLLVLGDDAPSGPEVVATLVEGVVVHGSL, from the coding sequence ATGAGCGTCGACCGCACGCTGCGCAACGCGTCGATCTCCGGTCGTCTCCGTGACCTCCACATCGTGGGGGGACTCCTGGCGGACCGCGGTGCGGCGGGTGCAGCCGAGGTGGATCTCGAGGGCGCGCGGCTGATCCCCGGCTTGCACGACCACCACATCCACCTGGCGGCCGCCGCCGCGGCCGTCGACTCGGTGTCCTTGACTCCCGATGAGCTGGTCGCCGGGGGTGGGCTGGGCGCGCTGCTCCGGGCGGCGCGACAGCGTCATCCCGAGGGATGGCTGAGGGGTATCGGTTATGACCTCACCCAGTCGGGATGGCTCGACCGCCGTGACCTGGACGAGGTCGCGGTCGGACCGGTGCGGATCCAGGACCGCACCGGCAGCAGGTGGGTGCTCGACTCGACCGGGCTCGCGGAGGTGCTGGGGGACAGGGCTGATGGATCACCGCAGCCTGACGGGGTGGAGCGCGACGCAGCAGGACGACCCACGGGTCATCTCGTCCGCCTGGACGCGTGGATGCGAGAGCGTCTCCCCCCGCACCAGCCGGACTGGCTGCGGCTAGGACAGCGGCTGGCGGCCCATGGTGTCACGTCGGTCACTGACGCTGGGCACCTCAACGACCTCGCCGCGTTGGCGATGCTCGCGAGCGCTAATCTGCCCCAGCGGATCTGGGCGATGACGAAGGGGTCGGTCACGTCCTTCGCCATGCCGGAGCCAACCGGTCGGGTCGTCGTGGACGCCGTCAAGATCGTGCTCGACGACGACGCCCTACCCCGCCTCGACCTGCTCGCTCAGCAGGTCGAGGCGGCACATGCCGTCGATCGCGGCGTCGCCGTGCACTGCGTCACCGACGTCCAGCTGGCGCTGGCTCTCAGCGCGGGGCTGGGCCCGGGCGATCGGATCGAGCACGCCAACGTCGTTCCCGAGGGTTATGCCGAGCTGATCGCCCGGGCCGGGGTCGCGGTGTGCGTCCAGCCCGGGTTGATCGCCACGCGCGGTGATCGCTATCTCGACGAGGTGGAACCCGATCGTCACCACGAGCTCTTCCGGCTACGCGCTCTCGCCGCCGCGGGCGTCCCCCTCCTCGGTGGGAGCGATGCGCCCCTGGGCCCGATCAGCCCGTGGCGCGGCATCGAGGCGGCGACGACCCGGCGGACCGGGAGCGGGGCAGTGCTCGGCGCCGACGAGGGCCTGGGCCCGGTGACCGCCGCGAAGATGTACCAGCGCAGCGCCGGTCGTGGTTGGCCGGTCAGGGTCCTGGCCCCGGGAGACCCGGCGGACCTGCTCGTCCTGGGTGACGACGCCCCCTCCGGCCCGGAGGTCGTGGCGACCCTCGTCGAAGGGGTCGTCGTCCACGGCTCGCTGTGA
- a CDS encoding MFS transporter, producing the protein MRAAPGRRALFITLVMLSASTALISSLGAPLVTAVALQEQVPLVWAQWVQTAPLLVGAVISPIVGRLGGGTRRRPVLLACLGLVALGCLLSALPLGFAGLVVGRVLQGFGIGVLPLAMAAARDAAPPERLPQLLGVLSVSNLTFAGLGYPTTSLLATLWGVRGAFWFGLALTAVALVLAVRTLPASSHPDQQVDWLDGVVLAAGTLALMLAISQASRWGWTSTPFVVLALSGLALLGVWAVRAWGLPDPMVDLQQAVRRGALGANLVALLVGAGVYVLITLMVQLVQAPRESGGLASSPLFAGLMLVPYAICGFGGNRVARRIADRWGPERVLPLGSLAYLGAILVFAVDRDGWVQIAVAMGIAGLGAGGTFAMIPVVVVRHVPAHDTSSALSANQVVRFFGFAAGSALAATVLDALSPGETLAPHAFTMAALVGAGLALASAVCAVITLPRRSPDPGVGVSAQPGPSLDTA; encoded by the coding sequence GTGCGAGCTGCGCCGGGGCGCCGCGCGCTCTTCATCACCTTGGTCATGCTGTCGGCGTCGACGGCGCTCATCAGCAGTCTCGGCGCACCGCTCGTCACGGCCGTCGCGCTCCAGGAGCAGGTGCCCCTGGTCTGGGCCCAGTGGGTGCAGACCGCGCCTCTGCTCGTCGGCGCCGTCATCTCACCGATCGTCGGTCGACTGGGCGGTGGGACACGCCGGCGCCCGGTGCTGCTGGCCTGCTTGGGCCTGGTTGCGCTCGGCTGCCTGCTGTCCGCGCTGCCGCTCGGGTTCGCCGGGCTGGTCGTGGGACGGGTCCTCCAGGGATTTGGCATCGGCGTCCTCCCTCTGGCGATGGCTGCCGCTCGGGATGCGGCCCCGCCGGAGCGCCTGCCCCAGCTCCTGGGGGTGCTGTCCGTCAGCAACCTGACGTTCGCCGGGCTCGGGTATCCGACGACCTCCCTCCTCGCGACCCTCTGGGGGGTGCGGGGTGCCTTCTGGTTCGGTCTCGCGCTCACCGCGGTCGCCCTGGTCCTCGCGGTACGCACCCTGCCGGCGAGCTCCCACCCGGACCAGCAGGTCGACTGGTTGGACGGCGTCGTCCTGGCGGCCGGCACGCTCGCGCTCATGCTGGCCATCAGCCAGGCCTCTCGCTGGGGCTGGACCTCCACCCCCTTCGTCGTCCTGGCACTGTCGGGCCTTGCGCTGCTCGGGGTCTGGGCCGTCAGGGCCTGGGGTCTGCCGGACCCGATGGTCGATCTGCAGCAGGCGGTGCGCAGGGGTGCCCTCGGGGCCAACCTCGTGGCACTGCTCGTCGGTGCCGGCGTCTACGTCCTCATCACGCTCATGGTCCAGCTGGTCCAGGCGCCGCGGGAGTCCGGCGGGTTGGCGAGCTCGCCGCTCTTCGCCGGCCTCATGCTGGTGCCCTACGCCATCTGTGGTTTCGGGGGCAACCGGGTGGCCCGTCGGATCGCTGACAGGTGGGGGCCGGAGCGGGTGCTGCCGCTGGGGTCGCTCGCCTACCTGGGTGCGATCCTCGTCTTCGCCGTCGACCGGGACGGTTGGGTGCAGATCGCGGTGGCGATGGGGATCGCGGGCCTCGGGGCAGGGGGGACCTTCGCGATGATCCCTGTGGTCGTCGTCCGGCACGTCCCCGCACACGACACCAGCAGCGCATTGAGCGCCAACCAGGTGGTGCGCTTCTTCGGGTTCGCTGCCGGCAGCGCGCTGGCGGCCACGGTCCTCGATGCCCTCTCGCCGGGCGAGACCCTCGCTCCGCACGCTTTCACCATGGCGGCGCTGGTCGGTGCGGGGCTGGCGCTCGCCTCGGCCGTGTGCGCCGTGATCACCCTGCCGCGCCGCAGCCCCGACCCCGGTGTGGGTGTCAGCGCGCAGCCAGGGCCATCACTTGACACTGCGTGA
- a CDS encoding DUF3027 domain-containing protein translates to MTETTTRPRAKARPKADAVLAAAVEPARRELLEATKGEGVGEHVGFILEAERLGTHWFAATLPGYGGWSWAVTVTRAPRSKTATVCESQLLPGDGAILSPDWLPWAQRLAPGDVGPGDVTPKIDDDPNLVAGFEATGEEDVDAVALWELGLGRPRVLSAEGRDQAAQRWYDGAHGPTAEVAVKAPARCEGCGYFMPVTGALRSVFGICANEWSPSDGGVVSRDHGCGAHSEVDMADPEPEKVGTPILDDEVLESL, encoded by the coding sequence ATGACCGAGACCACCACCAGGCCCCGGGCCAAGGCCAGGCCCAAGGCCGACGCCGTCCTCGCGGCCGCCGTCGAGCCCGCGCGTCGCGAGCTGCTCGAGGCGACGAAGGGAGAGGGCGTCGGCGAGCACGTCGGCTTCATCCTCGAGGCCGAGCGGCTGGGCACGCACTGGTTCGCCGCGACCCTGCCGGGATACGGCGGGTGGAGCTGGGCGGTCACCGTCACGCGCGCCCCGCGCTCCAAGACCGCGACGGTCTGCGAGTCGCAGCTGCTGCCCGGTGACGGTGCGATCCTCTCCCCGGACTGGCTGCCGTGGGCGCAGCGTCTGGCTCCCGGCGACGTCGGCCCCGGAGACGTCACCCCCAAGATCGACGACGACCCCAACCTCGTGGCCGGCTTCGAGGCCACCGGCGAGGAGGACGTCGACGCGGTCGCCCTGTGGGAGCTCGGCCTCGGCCGTCCCCGCGTGCTGTCCGCCGAGGGCCGCGACCAGGCCGCCCAGCGGTGGTACGACGGCGCGCACGGCCCGACCGCCGAGGTCGCGGTCAAGGCCCCCGCACGCTGCGAGGGGTGCGGCTACTTCATGCCCGTCACCGGGGCGCTGCGCAGCGTCTTCGGCATCTGCGCCAACGAGTGGAGCCCCAGCGACGGTGGTGTCGTCAGCCGCGACCACGGCTGCGGGGCGCACTCCGAGGTCGACATGGCCGACCCCGAGCCCGAAAAGGTCGGTACGCCGATCCTCGACGACGAGGTCCTCGAGAGCCTCTGA
- a CDS encoding cold-shock protein yields the protein MPTGKVKWYDAEKGFGFISGDDGSDIFLHANALPEGTTTLKGGTRVDYGIVEGRRGAQALAVTVLDTPPSVSANLRQRDRKPAEDMAAIVEDVIKLLDDLGNGLRRGRYPDKAHGAKVAQVLRRIADDMEG from the coding sequence GTGCCCACTGGCAAGGTCAAGTGGTACGACGCGGAGAAGGGCTTCGGCTTCATCTCCGGCGACGACGGCTCGGACATCTTCCTCCACGCCAACGCGCTGCCCGAGGGCACGACCACCCTCAAGGGCGGCACCCGCGTGGACTACGGCATCGTCGAGGGACGCCGCGGCGCCCAGGCGCTGGCCGTCACCGTCCTCGACACCCCGCCGAGCGTCTCGGCCAACCTGCGCCAGCGTGACCGCAAGCCGGCCGAGGACATGGCCGCGATCGTCGAGGACGTCATCAAGCTCCTCGACGACCTGGGCAACGGCCTGCGCCGCGGGCGCTACCCCGACAAGGCCCACGGCGCCAAGGTCGCCCAGGTCCTGCGTCGCATCGCCGACGACATGGAGGGCTGA
- a CDS encoding aldose 1-epimerase family protein, with protein MAIPPSGTQWRLTSGDVEAVVVEAGGGLRSLAVGGVDVVAGYPVDEMASSGRGQLLVPWPNRIRDGRYRVAGQEHELPITERSTGTATHGLVRWESFRPTEHDDDRIVLVHTVHPRPGYPFALEVRVAWQVDSRGLTCSTTVVNVGATTAPVGYGAHPYLALGATPAARARLTVPADHVVRVDPDRLLPVGTEPVAGTDLDLREGPELGDRGIDNAYTGLERGADGCWTVTLATDERTVHLWGGPGLDWVQVFTGRSDLATVPPGHPAGIAVEPLSCPPDAFNSGEGVVALDPGATWAGQWGIEVGRVLG; from the coding sequence ATGGCTATCCCTCCCAGTGGCACGCAGTGGCGGCTGACCAGCGGCGACGTCGAGGCGGTGGTCGTCGAGGCGGGCGGCGGGCTGCGCAGCCTCGCCGTCGGCGGTGTCGACGTGGTGGCCGGGTACCCGGTCGACGAGATGGCCTCGTCCGGCCGCGGGCAGCTGCTCGTGCCGTGGCCCAACCGGATCCGGGACGGTCGCTACCGCGTCGCGGGGCAGGAGCACGAGCTGCCGATCACCGAGCGGTCCACGGGCACGGCCACCCACGGGCTCGTGCGGTGGGAGTCCTTCCGCCCGACGGAGCACGACGACGACCGGATCGTCCTCGTCCACACGGTGCACCCACGCCCGGGCTACCCCTTCGCCCTCGAGGTCCGGGTCGCGTGGCAGGTGGACTCGCGCGGACTGACCTGCAGCACCACCGTCGTCAACGTCGGCGCCACCACTGCGCCCGTCGGCTACGGCGCCCACCCCTACCTGGCCCTCGGTGCCACCCCGGCGGCGCGGGCCCGCCTGACCGTGCCCGCCGACCACGTCGTCCGGGTCGACCCGGACCGGCTGCTGCCGGTCGGGACCGAGCCGGTGGCCGGCACCGACCTCGACCTGCGGGAGGGCCCCGAGCTCGGTGACCGCGGCATCGACAACGCCTACACCGGGCTGGAGCGCGGCGCGGACGGCTGCTGGACCGTCACCCTCGCGACCGACGAGCGCACCGTCCACCTCTGGGGTGGTCCCGGGCTGGACTGGGTGCAGGTCTTCACCGGCCGCTCGGACCTGGCGACGGTGCCACCCGGCCACCCCGCCGGCATCGCGGTCGAGCCACTCTCGTGCCCGCCCGATGCCTTCAACTCCGGCGAGGGCGTGGTGGCGCTCGACCCGGGAGCCACGTGGGCCGGGCAGTGGGGGATCGAGGTCGGTCGCGTATTGGGGTGA
- a CDS encoding NAD(P)-dependent oxidoreductase: MRSVDHASAADERPPVAFIGTGQIGGPMVRRLLADGVEVHVHARRPDVRDDLAAAGAVIHDSVARAVTGRSVVLVCLYDDSQLHEVCLGPDGAIAAMPRGGLLASHTTGLPSTLAELAEAASARGVDVIDAPFSGTSKDVLAGRLTIMLGGDDATQERITPFVRAYARTVIRTGPRGSALSVKLVNNLLFAAQAQLTAHVLRIGDALDLDRATLLEAVAASSGSSAFITKLGGYPDAETMFATVTPYLTKDVRMARAVADELGVDLGVVGATVSDGPLDLTPG; encoded by the coding sequence ATGCGCTCGGTTGACCACGCCTCGGCCGCCGACGAGCGTCCACCCGTCGCCTTCATCGGCACCGGCCAGATCGGCGGCCCGATGGTCCGCAGACTGCTCGCCGACGGGGTCGAGGTCCATGTCCACGCCCGGCGCCCCGACGTGCGCGACGACCTGGCCGCCGCCGGCGCCGTGATCCACGACTCGGTCGCCCGGGCCGTCACCGGGCGCTCGGTCGTCCTCGTGTGCCTCTACGACGACTCCCAGCTCCACGAGGTCTGCCTGGGACCGGACGGCGCGATCGCCGCCATGCCCCGTGGCGGGCTGCTGGCCAGTCACACGACCGGGCTGCCCTCGACCCTGGCCGAGCTGGCGGAGGCAGCGAGCGCCCGAGGCGTGGACGTCATCGATGCCCCCTTCAGCGGCACCAGCAAGGACGTGCTCGCCGGACGCCTGACGATCATGCTCGGCGGTGACGACGCCACGCAGGAGCGGATCACCCCCTTCGTCCGCGCCTACGCCCGCACGGTGATCCGCACCGGGCCCCGTGGATCAGCTCTGTCCGTCAAGCTGGTCAACAACCTGCTCTTCGCCGCCCAGGCACAGCTCACCGCTCACGTCCTCCGGATCGGCGACGCCCTGGACCTCGACCGGGCCACGCTGCTCGAGGCCGTCGCGGCGAGCAGCGGGTCCAGCGCCTTCATCACCAAGCTGGGCGGCTACCCGGACGCCGAGACCATGTTTGCGACCGTCACGCCCTACCTGACCAAGGATGTACGGATGGCCCGGGCCGTCGCCGACGAGCTCGGCGTCGACCTGGGCGTCGTCGGGGCGACCGTCTCGGACGGGCCCCTCGATCTCACTCCCGGCTGA
- a CDS encoding amidohydrolase family protein, protein MDVPLQDNMQIVSVDDHVIEHPRVWADRLPERYQASGPQIITTAEGNHTWKYEGQLFPYIGINAVAGREPKDFGAEPVRYEDMIPGCYEPKARIEDMDIDGVQAALSFPSFPGFGGGVFHRAKDKELAELCIKAWNDWQVDEWCAYAPDRLIPMALLPVWDVDAAVKEVERMAAKGARTISFPDNPIPLGLPGFTNDYWTPLWDVCEETEMPVSLHFGSGGFVPGFPFSVATGTMGRSAEAMAESPVPYAIPTALFASNLMWSSVELLFSGQLQKHPKLQFILAEGGIGWFPYILERADYTWERHRWYQNIDKAAKPSELFQKHFWGCFIDDVHGLANLGDGYISADRVMLEVDYPHSDSNWPNSRKRAAEILADVSDEDCHKITELNARKILRFDR, encoded by the coding sequence ATGGACGTGCCGCTCCAGGACAACATGCAGATCGTCTCCGTCGACGACCACGTGATCGAGCACCCGCGGGTGTGGGCTGATCGCCTCCCGGAGCGGTACCAGGCTTCCGGTCCGCAGATCATCACCACGGCGGAGGGCAACCACACCTGGAAGTACGAGGGTCAGCTCTTCCCCTACATCGGCATCAACGCGGTCGCGGGCCGTGAGCCCAAGGACTTCGGCGCAGAGCCGGTCCGCTACGAGGACATGATCCCCGGTTGCTACGAGCCCAAGGCCCGCATCGAGGACATGGACATCGACGGCGTCCAGGCCGCGCTCAGCTTCCCGTCCTTCCCGGGCTTCGGCGGCGGCGTCTTCCACCGCGCCAAGGACAAGGAGCTCGCCGAGCTCTGCATCAAGGCGTGGAACGACTGGCAGGTCGACGAGTGGTGCGCATACGCGCCCGACCGGCTCATCCCCATGGCGCTGCTCCCGGTGTGGGACGTCGACGCTGCGGTCAAGGAGGTCGAGCGCATGGCCGCCAAGGGCGCCAGGACGATCTCGTTCCCCGACAACCCGATCCCGCTCGGCCTGCCGGGCTTCACCAACGACTACTGGACGCCGTTGTGGGACGTCTGCGAGGAGACCGAGATGCCGGTCAGCCTCCACTTCGGATCCGGCGGCTTCGTCCCGGGGTTCCCCTTCAGCGTGGCGACCGGCACCATGGGCCGCTCTGCGGAGGCCATGGCCGAGTCGCCCGTGCCCTACGCGATCCCGACGGCGCTCTTCGCGAGCAACCTCATGTGGTCCTCGGTCGAGCTGCTCTTCTCCGGCCAGCTGCAGAAGCACCCCAAGCTACAGTTCATCCTCGCCGAGGGTGGTATCGGCTGGTTCCCCTACATCCTCGAGCGCGCCGACTACACGTGGGAGCGGCACCGCTGGTACCAGAACATCGACAAGGCGGCCAAGCCGTCCGAGCTCTTCCAGAAGCACTTCTGGGGATGCTTCATCGACGACGTGCACGGTCTGGCCAACCTCGGTGACGGCTACATCAGTGCCGACCGGGTGATGCTCGAGGTCGACTATCCTCACTCCGACTCCAACTGGCCCAACAGCCGCAAGCGCGCCGCCGAGATCCTCGCCGACGTCTCCGACGAGGACTGCCACAAGATCACCGAGCTCAACGCGCGCAAGATCCTGCGCTTCGATCGCTGA
- a CDS encoding enoyl-CoA hydratase/isomerase family protein — protein MDRFDVSSLVTPGAVAAVRESLSVLHTGSPVIIDAADAAAVAAPAAGSPGSVLREVAAPVLAVGDPFVAPPWLVDVADACVTTHPDPPSPWVSSDPSACADAVKAQPLAALALVRLLRATPALEVSVAIAAEAATYAALLGSAAFTTWRAATDAEHHVADEPVLLSRSGDVLCVELNRPGVHNAVDTALRDALVEALGLAESDPALRVELSGRGASFCAGGDLSEFGQVGDPATSVAVRATRHPGASAHRIAPRLTVRIHGACIGAGIELAAFAGHVIADPGTTMRLPELSMGLVPGAGGTVSLPRRIGRHRTAWLALSGEPVDARTALRWGLVDALG, from the coding sequence GTGGATCGCTTCGACGTCTCATCGCTCGTGACGCCCGGCGCTGTCGCGGCAGTACGCGAATCCCTGAGCGTGCTGCACACGGGCTCCCCCGTCATCATCGATGCAGCGGACGCAGCAGCCGTGGCGGCACCCGCCGCCGGGTCGCCCGGATCCGTGCTGCGCGAGGTGGCCGCTCCGGTGCTCGCGGTCGGCGATCCCTTCGTCGCCCCACCCTGGCTCGTCGACGTGGCCGACGCCTGCGTCACCACCCACCCCGATCCCCCGTCGCCGTGGGTGAGCTCCGACCCGAGCGCCTGCGCCGATGCCGTCAAGGCCCAGCCGCTGGCCGCCCTGGCGCTCGTACGCCTCCTCCGGGCCACCCCCGCCCTCGAGGTCTCCGTGGCGATCGCCGCCGAGGCAGCCACCTATGCCGCGCTGCTGGGCAGCGCAGCCTTCACGACCTGGCGCGCTGCCACCGATGCCGAGCACCACGTGGCCGACGAACCCGTGCTCCTGAGCCGCTCCGGCGACGTGCTGTGCGTCGAGCTCAACCGGCCGGGCGTGCACAACGCGGTGGACACGGCACTGCGTGATGCCCTCGTCGAGGCCCTGGGCCTGGCCGAGTCGGACCCGGCACTTCGCGTCGAGCTGAGCGGACGCGGGGCGAGCTTCTGCGCAGGCGGCGACCTCAGCGAGTTCGGGCAGGTCGGTGACCCGGCAACCTCGGTCGCCGTCCGGGCCACCCGTCACCCGGGCGCCAGCGCGCACCGCATCGCCCCGCGACTGACCGTCCGCATCCACGGGGCGTGCATCGGGGCCGGCATCGAGCTCGCGGCCTTCGCCGGGCACGTCATCGCCGACCCCGGAACCACCATGAGACTCCCCGAGCTGAGCATGGGGTTGGTCCCCGGAGCCGGCGGCACAGTCAGCCTCCCGCGCCGGATCGGTCGTCATCGCACCGCGTGGCTCGCCCTGTCCGGCGAGCCCGTCGACGCCCGCACCGCCCTGCGCTGGGGGCTCGTCGATGCGCTCGGTTGA
- a CDS encoding carboxymuconolactone decarboxylase family protein, with amino-acid sequence MPVQIWGRRPEAATAWVQLLGALQEQQALLEPRLRELVRLRIASFTQCRTCQAARKSDAVTEEDIACLAPDDDRFSAREQAALAYADDFVNDWFAIDDDTYAALGRHFTTDEVVELQMFCAMMLAGGRLALVQRAWAEDSDPAGERVSRE; translated from the coding sequence TTGCCGGTCCAGATCTGGGGCCGGCGTCCCGAGGCAGCCACCGCATGGGTCCAGCTCCTCGGGGCCCTCCAGGAGCAGCAGGCCCTGCTCGAGCCGCGGCTTCGCGAGCTGGTGCGTCTGCGCATCGCGTCCTTCACCCAGTGTCGGACGTGTCAGGCGGCCCGCAAGAGTGATGCCGTCACCGAGGAGGACATCGCCTGCCTCGCCCCGGACGACGACCGCTTCTCTGCTCGGGAGCAGGCCGCCCTCGCGTATGCCGACGACTTCGTCAACGACTGGTTCGCCATCGACGACGATACGTACGCGGCGCTGGGCAGGCACTTCACGACCGACGAGGTCGTCGAGCTGCAGATGTTCTGCGCGATGATGCTCGCTGGTGGTCGTCTCGCCCTCGTGCAGCGCGCCTGGGCCGAGGACTCCGACCCGGCCGGCGAGCGGGTCAGCCGGGAGTGA